Proteins from a genomic interval of Amycolatopsis sp. cg13:
- a CDS encoding aldo/keto reductase: MIGTRKLGALEVGAQGLGCMGMSSAYGVRDNDGESVATVHRALELGVTLLDTANVYGAGENEKLVGKAIADRRDQVILATKFGIVHTDEGMTARGDAAYVKQCCDESLQRLGIDHIDLYYQHRVDPNVPIEETWGALAELVQAGKIRYAGISEAGAETIRRAHAVHPVTALQSEWSLWTRGIEDEILGTCRELGIGIVPFSPLGRGFLTGAVTSVQELPEGDMRRGLPRFAEDNFARNMAIVEALRALAAEKGVTAGQLALAWVQAKGADVVPIPGTKRRKYLEENVGAAELELSEEDIAAIEKAAPAEAIAGARYPEALARVTGK; the protein is encoded by the coding sequence GTGATCGGTACGAGGAAGCTCGGCGCACTGGAGGTCGGCGCACAGGGGCTCGGCTGCATGGGGATGAGCTCGGCCTACGGCGTGCGCGACAACGACGGCGAGTCCGTCGCCACGGTGCACCGGGCGCTGGAACTGGGGGTGACCCTGCTCGACACGGCCAACGTGTACGGCGCGGGGGAGAACGAGAAGCTCGTCGGCAAGGCCATCGCCGACCGTCGCGACCAGGTGATTCTCGCGACGAAGTTCGGCATCGTGCACACCGACGAGGGCATGACCGCGCGCGGTGACGCCGCGTATGTGAAGCAGTGCTGCGACGAGTCGCTGCAGCGGCTCGGGATCGACCACATCGACCTCTACTACCAGCACCGCGTCGACCCGAACGTCCCGATCGAGGAGACCTGGGGCGCGCTCGCCGAGCTGGTGCAGGCCGGGAAGATCCGCTACGCCGGGATTTCCGAAGCCGGTGCGGAGACGATCCGCCGGGCGCACGCGGTGCATCCGGTGACCGCGCTGCAGAGCGAATGGTCGCTCTGGACGCGCGGGATCGAGGACGAAATTCTCGGTACCTGCCGGGAGCTGGGGATCGGAATCGTGCCGTTCTCGCCGCTGGGCCGCGGGTTCCTGACCGGCGCGGTCACGTCGGTGCAGGAGCTGCCCGAGGGCGACATGCGCCGTGGCCTGCCGCGGTTCGCCGAGGACAACTTCGCGCGCAACATGGCGATCGTCGAGGCGCTGCGGGCGCTGGCCGCGGAGAAGGGCGTCACGGCGGGGCAGTTGGCGCTCGCCTGGGTGCAGGCCAAGGGGGCCGACGTCGTGCCGATCCCGGGTACGAAGCGGCGGAAGTACCTGGAAGAGAACGTCGGCGCGGCCGAACTGGAACTGTCCGAAGAGGACATCGCGGCGATCGAGAAGGCCGCTCCGGCCGAGGCGATCGCGGGGGCGCGGTACCCGGAGGCGCTCGCGCGCGTCACCGGCAAGTAG
- a CDS encoding DUF4232 domain-containing protein — translation MIAQRAIGTRPGTSYLVKAGAEPPENARGDEIMKNIRRIAIAVAVAGGAAAAFAGTAAATTASTDSSALPCTANQFSTKLVYGGAGAGQRQAALQFTANEGERCVLSGRADVNLVGAHDVLVNNEASADAPPVLIANGSSAYVPLHWTAIGSDDEQQTPNAVTMTAPADSNPHGDPIDPNVTVDWTFGAVDANADSHTIDVGTLTAGEAPAA, via the coding sequence GTGATCGCACAACGGGCCATCGGGACGCGGCCGGGGACGTCTTATCTCGTGAAAGCCGGTGCGGAGCCGCCGGAAAACGCGAGAGGGGACGAGATCATGAAGAACATCCGCCGAATTGCCATCGCCGTCGCTGTCGCCGGGGGCGCTGCCGCGGCCTTCGCCGGGACGGCCGCCGCCACGACCGCGAGCACGGACTCGTCGGCGCTTCCGTGCACTGCGAACCAGTTCAGCACCAAGCTCGTCTACGGCGGGGCCGGCGCGGGCCAGCGCCAGGCGGCGCTGCAGTTCACCGCGAACGAGGGCGAGCGGTGCGTCCTGTCCGGCCGGGCCGACGTCAACCTGGTCGGCGCGCACGACGTCCTGGTCAACAACGAGGCGTCGGCCGACGCGCCGCCGGTGCTGATCGCGAACGGTTCGTCGGCGTACGTGCCGCTGCACTGGACCGCTATCGGTTCTGACGACGAGCAGCAGACGCCGAACGCGGTGACCATGACCGCTCCGGCCGACTCCAACCCGCACGGGGACCCGATCGACCCGAACGTGACGGTGGACTGGACCTTCGGCGCGGTGGACGCCAACGCGGACAGTCACACCATTGACGTCGGTACGCTGACCGCTGGCGAAGCGCCTGCCGCGTAA
- a CDS encoding MerR family transcriptional regulator, whose translation MSYSIAEAARRSGLSIDTLRYYERIKLLEPPARDSAGRRAYSDEDLNWLGFLTKLRLTGMPIKSMREYASLRRHGVASAGRRKAILVEQRQSVADRIAELQGCLDILDYKIANYEQIERKAFGVAPEMEGISA comes from the coding sequence ATGAGCTACTCGATAGCGGAAGCCGCACGACGTAGCGGCCTGTCGATCGACACCCTCCGGTACTACGAACGCATCAAGCTTCTCGAACCGCCCGCTCGCGATTCGGCGGGGCGGCGCGCCTACTCCGACGAGGACCTGAACTGGCTCGGCTTCCTCACGAAGCTGCGGCTCACCGGGATGCCGATCAAGAGCATGCGCGAGTACGCCTCGCTGCGCCGGCACGGGGTGGCCAGCGCGGGACGGCGCAAGGCGATCCTCGTGGAGCAGCGGCAGTCGGTCGCCGACCGGATCGCCGAGCTGCAGGGTTGTCTCGACATTCTGGACTACAAGATCGCCAACTACGAGCAGATCGAGCGCAAGGCCTTCGGCGTCGCGCCCGAAATGGAGGGAATTTCCGCGTGA
- a CDS encoding DUF3558 domain-containing protein, whose amino-acid sequence MNRRSPAWLLVAVGTLVTTASCSGGNAPSPPVSSAPSPAAASLPYGGAPKVDRPLPSSVLSGDPCHNALTAEQLKEILGATDPPKSENIPATGPSCRWDHPDSGAGLNIFYDIRTHQGLSSVYQNTKPKTTTWRQLPLVQGFPAVAFSIHPGPGVDNSCDVSVGIADDYTFDAALTLGRGKEGKADPCDLTAKVAGMVAANLRQRAGS is encoded by the coding sequence ATGAACCGCCGCTCGCCAGCGTGGCTGCTCGTCGCCGTCGGCACGCTCGTCACCACCGCGAGCTGTTCGGGAGGCAATGCTCCCTCGCCGCCGGTCTCCTCGGCGCCATCGCCAGCCGCGGCTTCCCTGCCCTACGGAGGAGCGCCGAAGGTTGACCGGCCCCTGCCGTCGTCGGTCTTGTCGGGCGATCCCTGCCATAACGCCCTGACCGCTGAGCAACTCAAGGAGATCCTCGGCGCCACGGATCCGCCCAAATCCGAAAACATCCCGGCCACCGGGCCGTCCTGCCGGTGGGACCACCCGGACTCCGGTGCCGGACTGAACATTTTCTACGACATCCGCACCCACCAGGGACTCAGTTCGGTCTACCAGAACACCAAACCCAAGACGACCACGTGGCGGCAGCTTCCCTTGGTCCAAGGATTCCCCGCAGTCGCGTTCTCGATCCACCCCGGCCCTGGCGTCGATAATTCCTGTGACGTGAGCGTGGGAATCGCGGACGATTACACCTTCGACGCGGCACTGACCCTCGGCCGCGGCAAAGAAGGAAAAGCCGACCCGTGCGACCTGACGGCCAAGGTCGCCGGCATGGTCGCCGCCAATCTTCGGCAGCGGGCGGGTTCGTGA
- a CDS encoding aldehyde dehydrogenase family protein, whose product MGIFEYAPAPESRALANLKEHYKPFINGEFVDGSGEPLKTINPATEEILAEVGTASASDVDIAVKAARKAYTSVWSKMPGTERAKYLFRIARLIQERSRELAVLETLDNGKPIKESRDSDVPTAAAHFFYHAGWADKLGYAGYGPDPKPLGVAGQVIPWNFPLLMLAWKIAPALATGNTVVLKPAETTPLTALVFAEICQQAELPPGVVNILPGAGDIGASIVEHPDVDKIAFTGSTEVGKLIQRTVAGTRKKLTLELGGKAANVVFDDAPLDQAVEGIVNGIFFNQGHVCCAGSRLLVQESVAEEVLEKLRYRVSTLRLGDPLDKNTDLGAINSAEQLAKIRGLVESGDAEGAQRWTSPCPVPDRGFFFAPTVFSEVHQSMRIAREEIFGPVLSVLTFRTPEEAVAKANNTPYGLSAGIWTEKGSRILWMANQLRAGVVWANTFNRFDPAAPFGGYQESGFGREGGRTGLEAYLNV is encoded by the coding sequence ATGGGCATCTTCGAATACGCGCCCGCGCCCGAATCGCGCGCTCTGGCCAATCTGAAAGAGCATTACAAGCCGTTCATCAACGGCGAATTCGTCGACGGCTCCGGCGAGCCGCTCAAGACGATCAACCCAGCCACTGAGGAGATCCTCGCCGAGGTCGGCACCGCGTCAGCGTCCGATGTGGACATCGCGGTGAAGGCCGCGCGCAAGGCGTACACGTCGGTCTGGTCGAAAATGCCGGGCACGGAACGGGCGAAGTACCTGTTCCGCATCGCCCGGCTGATCCAGGAACGCTCGCGCGAGCTGGCAGTGCTGGAAACGCTGGACAACGGGAAGCCGATCAAGGAATCGCGCGATTCCGACGTGCCCACCGCGGCCGCGCATTTCTTCTACCACGCGGGCTGGGCGGACAAGCTCGGCTACGCGGGTTACGGCCCGGACCCGAAGCCGCTCGGCGTCGCGGGCCAGGTGATCCCGTGGAACTTCCCGCTGCTGATGCTGGCGTGGAAGATCGCGCCGGCGCTGGCCACCGGCAACACCGTGGTGCTGAAGCCCGCCGAGACCACGCCGCTGACCGCGCTGGTGTTCGCCGAGATCTGCCAGCAGGCGGAGCTGCCGCCGGGCGTGGTGAACATCCTGCCCGGCGCGGGCGACATCGGAGCGTCCATTGTGGAGCATCCGGACGTCGACAAGATCGCGTTCACCGGCTCCACCGAGGTCGGCAAGCTGATCCAGCGCACCGTCGCGGGCACCCGCAAGAAGCTGACCCTGGAACTCGGCGGCAAGGCGGCGAACGTGGTGTTCGACGACGCACCGCTGGACCAGGCGGTGGAGGGGATCGTCAACGGGATCTTCTTCAACCAGGGCCACGTCTGCTGCGCGGGTTCGCGACTGCTGGTGCAGGAGTCGGTAGCCGAAGAGGTGCTGGAGAAACTCCGCTACCGGGTGTCGACGCTGCGCCTCGGCGACCCGCTGGACAAGAACACCGACCTCGGCGCCATCAACTCGGCCGAGCAGCTGGCGAAGATCCGCGGCCTGGTCGAATCCGGCGACGCGGAAGGCGCGCAACGCTGGACCAGCCCGTGCCCGGTGCCCGACCGCGGCTTCTTCTTCGCGCCGACGGTGTTCTCGGAAGTCCACCAGTCGATGCGGATCGCGCGGGAGGAGATCTTCGGCCCCGTGCTGTCGGTTCTCACCTTCCGTACGCCGGAAGAGGCTGTGGCGAAGGCGAACAACACGCCGTACGGGCTGTCCGCGGGGATCTGGACCGAGAAGGGTTCGCGCATTCTGTGGATGGCGAACCAGCTCCGGGCAGGCGTTGTCTGGGCCAATACGTTCAACCGCTTCGACCCCGCCGCCCCGTTCGGCGGTTACCAGGAGTCCGGTTTCGGCCGCGAAGGCGGACGCACCGGTTTGGAGGCCTACCTCAATGTCTGA
- a CDS encoding helix-turn-helix domain-containing protein has translation MPTSFEKRRAELGDRLRRLRVDAGYETGKDFAKAIGWNAPKVSKIENGRQTVGDDDLDAWIAAVGGPPELAEQLREQLVGVRDAHASWKDKVRDGHRARQEESIAREARALRIRAVDLRIVSGLLQTPEYARHTLLAHARVHGGGQDITEAVRARMQRQQILYEPGRTIELLTSEAALRYPNAPHEVMIAQVHKLLALLGTPNIRFGIIPADVVLPYPVTADFWVVDDVAMVETPEGEHIASDSDPYHEVADLLWTVAAEGDAARAVLLRVLDSLTRAAPPS, from the coding sequence GTGCCTACCAGTTTCGAGAAACGCCGGGCAGAGCTTGGCGACCGCCTGCGCCGGCTCCGGGTCGACGCGGGCTACGAGACCGGGAAGGATTTCGCCAAGGCCATCGGCTGGAACGCGCCCAAGGTCAGCAAAATCGAGAACGGCAGGCAGACCGTCGGCGACGACGACCTCGACGCCTGGATCGCCGCCGTCGGCGGACCGCCGGAGCTGGCCGAGCAGCTGCGGGAGCAACTCGTCGGCGTCCGCGACGCGCACGCCAGCTGGAAAGACAAAGTCCGCGACGGACACCGGGCCAGACAAGAGGAATCCATTGCCAGAGAGGCCCGTGCGCTACGAATTCGCGCGGTCGATCTGCGAATCGTCTCCGGATTGCTGCAAACCCCGGAGTACGCGCGGCACACCTTGCTCGCCCACGCCCGGGTCCACGGCGGCGGACAGGACATCACCGAGGCGGTCCGGGCGCGGATGCAGCGCCAGCAGATCCTCTACGAACCCGGCCGGACCATCGAACTGCTCACCTCCGAGGCCGCGCTGCGCTACCCGAACGCGCCGCACGAGGTGATGATCGCGCAGGTGCACAAGCTGCTCGCGCTGCTCGGCACCCCGAACATCCGCTTCGGCATCATCCCCGCGGACGTCGTCCTGCCCTACCCGGTCACCGCGGACTTCTGGGTCGTCGACGACGTCGCGATGGTCGAAACCCCGGAGGGCGAGCACATCGCGAGCGACTCCGACCCGTACCACGAGGTCGCGGATCTACTGTGGACAGTCGCGGCCGAGGGCGACGCCGCCCGGGCGGTGCTGCTGCGGGTCCTCGATTCCCTCACCCGCGCAGCACCGCCGAGCTAG
- the deoC gene encoding deoxyribose-phosphate aldolase: MTATTSPAAAPETPSPLTDVTRDEASLRRFLHGLPGVDQVGVEQRAAGLATRSIKKEAKRWAIDTAVSMVDLTTLEGADTRGKVRGLAAKAMRPDPERQDCPRVAAVCVYPDLVETAVEALAGSGVRVASVATGFPAGRTSREVKLADTRMAVEAGADEVDMVIDRGAFLEGRYLEVFNEIRAVKEACGSAHLKVILETGELATYDNVRRASWLALLAGGDFIKTSTGKVSPAATLPVTHVMLQAVHDWHERTGELRGVKPAGGIRTTKDAIKYLVAVHEVAGEQWLTPELFRFGASSLLNDLLLQRRTQVDGHYSGPDYVTVD, translated from the coding sequence ATGACAGCTACCACCAGCCCGGCAGCGGCGCCGGAAACCCCGTCGCCGCTGACGGACGTCACTCGCGACGAAGCGAGCCTGCGGCGGTTCCTGCACGGGCTGCCCGGTGTCGACCAGGTCGGCGTCGAGCAGCGCGCGGCGGGGCTCGCGACCCGGAGCATCAAGAAGGAAGCCAAGCGGTGGGCGATCGACACCGCGGTGTCGATGGTCGACCTGACCACGCTCGAGGGAGCCGACACGCGCGGCAAGGTCCGCGGCCTCGCCGCCAAGGCGATGCGGCCGGACCCCGAGCGGCAGGACTGCCCGCGCGTCGCGGCCGTGTGCGTGTACCCGGACCTGGTGGAGACGGCCGTCGAAGCGCTCGCGGGCAGCGGGGTGCGGGTGGCGAGCGTCGCGACCGGCTTCCCGGCGGGCCGCACGAGCCGCGAGGTCAAGCTGGCCGACACCCGGATGGCAGTCGAGGCGGGCGCGGACGAGGTCGACATGGTGATCGACCGCGGCGCCTTCCTCGAAGGCCGCTACCTGGAGGTGTTCAACGAGATCCGCGCCGTGAAAGAGGCCTGCGGCTCGGCGCACCTCAAGGTGATCCTCGAGACGGGCGAGCTGGCGACGTACGACAACGTGCGCCGCGCGTCCTGGCTCGCGCTGCTGGCGGGCGGCGACTTCATCAAGACGTCCACCGGCAAGGTGTCGCCCGCCGCGACGCTGCCGGTCACGCACGTGATGCTGCAGGCGGTGCACGACTGGCACGAGCGCACCGGCGAACTGCGCGGCGTCAAGCCCGCGGGCGGGATCCGGACGACGAAGGACGCGATCAAGTACCTCGTCGCCGTGCACGAGGTCGCGGGCGAGCAGTGGCTCACGCCGGAGCTGTTCCGGTTCGGCGCGTCGAGCCTGCTCAACGACCTGCTGCTGCAGCGGCGCACCCAGGTGGACGGCCACTACAGCGGCCCTGACTACGTGACGGTGGACTGA
- a CDS encoding protein tyrosine phosphatase, translating into MDSALVGTLVLPDGAVVRARGLGKPKPEGPEPEFGLYLGSRRMQGKYEPGLRWEHRWIRWPDFLLPRDREDARLQILGLHERAVAGEAVEVACLGGVGRSGTVLACLVTMGGVGPEEAVAWVRENHHARAVETPWQRRWVRWFAESR; encoded by the coding sequence ATGGATTCTGCGTTGGTGGGGACTTTGGTGCTTCCGGATGGGGCTGTCGTGCGGGCTCGGGGGTTGGGGAAGCCGAAGCCGGAGGGGCCGGAGCCGGAGTTCGGGTTGTATTTGGGGTCTCGGCGGATGCAAGGGAAGTACGAGCCGGGTCTGCGGTGGGAGCATCGGTGGATTCGGTGGCCGGACTTTTTGCTGCCGAGGGATCGGGAGGACGCCCGGTTGCAGATTTTGGGGTTGCATGAGCGGGCGGTTGCTGGGGAGGCCGTGGAGGTGGCTTGTCTTGGTGGGGTTGGGCGTAGTGGGACTGTGTTGGCTTGTCTCGTGACCATGGGTGGAGTGGGGCCTGAGGAGGCCGTTGCTTGGGTTCGGGAGAACCATCACGCTCGGGCGGTGGAGACGCCTTGGCAGCGGCGGTGGGTTCGGTGGTTTGCTGAGTCTCGGTAG
- a CDS encoding DUF1707 domain-containing protein codes for MRVSDADREQVAQVLHQALSEGRITINELEERLSSVYSAKTFADLKPVTADLPGSAAVATTASASLQPAPSRALGLPDNRVGGHPGSAVSIGVMSGAVRKGSWVLPQQHTTFAFWGGAEIDLRSARFAEKSCTITAVAIMGGIEITVPDDINVNVTGIGFMGAFMLEDKSGAPPAPPTAPTVTINGLGFWGGVVVYRKPAKDVNAPQIES; via the coding sequence ATGCGCGTGTCGGACGCCGATCGGGAGCAGGTCGCGCAGGTGCTGCACCAGGCGCTGTCCGAAGGCCGCATCACGATCAACGAACTGGAAGAGCGGCTTTCCAGCGTATACTCCGCGAAAACGTTCGCCGATCTGAAACCGGTGACCGCGGACCTGCCCGGCAGCGCCGCGGTCGCCACCACCGCTTCGGCCTCGCTGCAGCCCGCCCCGTCGCGCGCGCTCGGGCTGCCGGACAACCGCGTCGGCGGGCATCCGGGTTCCGCCGTGTCGATCGGCGTGATGTCCGGGGCCGTGCGCAAGGGCAGCTGGGTCCTGCCGCAGCAGCACACGACTTTCGCGTTCTGGGGCGGCGCCGAGATCGACCTGCGCAGCGCCCGGTTCGCGGAGAAATCCTGCACGATCACCGCCGTCGCGATCATGGGCGGGATCGAGATCACGGTGCCCGACGACATCAACGTGAACGTCACCGGCATCGGCTTCATGGGCGCGTTCATGCTGGAGGACAAGTCCGGCGCGCCGCCCGCTCCGCCGACCGCCCCGACCGTGACGATCAACGGCCTCGGCTTCTGGGGCGGCGTAGTGGTCTACCGCAAGCCGGCCAAGGACGTGAACGCGCCGCAGATCGAGTCCTGA
- the upp gene encoding uracil phosphoribosyltransferase: MDVHVVDHPLAKARLSTMRDARTDSAAFRAALHELTVMLVYEATRDAPVRTERIHTPVARTDAYRLASPPLLVPVLRAGLGMADQAHKLIPDAQMGFVGLARDEETLKPTPYLESLPESLADRPVLVLDPMLATGGSMEYTIRLLTDRGATDVTAICALAAPEGLAHLEQTGLPVRVVTSSIDERLNDSGFIVPGLGDAGDRQYGAR; encoded by the coding sequence ATGGATGTGCACGTCGTCGATCACCCGCTGGCCAAGGCTCGTCTCTCGACCATGCGGGACGCTCGGACGGACAGTGCCGCGTTCCGGGCCGCGTTGCATGAGTTGACTGTCATGCTCGTTTATGAAGCCACGCGGGATGCGCCGGTGCGTACTGAGCGGATTCATACTCCGGTCGCGCGGACTGACGCGTATCGGCTGGCCAGTCCGCCGTTGCTCGTGCCGGTCTTGCGGGCTGGGCTGGGGATGGCTGATCAGGCGCACAAGCTGATCCCCGACGCGCAGATGGGGTTCGTCGGGCTTGCTCGCGACGAGGAGACGCTCAAGCCGACTCCCTACCTCGAGTCGCTGCCCGAGTCGCTCGCGGATCGGCCGGTGTTGGTGCTGGATCCGATGCTCGCGACTGGCGGGTCGATGGAGTACACGATTCGGCTGCTGACCGATCGTGGGGCTACTGACGTCACCGCGATCTGTGCGCTCGCTGCCCCGGAGGGGTTGGCGCATCTGGAGCAGACTGGGCTGCCGGTTCGGGTGGTCACCTCGAGTATTGACGAGCGGCTCAACGACTCCGGGTTCATCGTGCCGGGGCTGGGCGACGCGGGGGATCGCCAGTACGGAGCTAGGTAA
- a CDS encoding ESX secretion-associated protein EspG, translating into MPILERPVRMPRLAFLALWGHEKLGEPPVVVEHAPMFMTDEFSEKLRVQSYGLLARFGLAASGAPSPRLRDTLELLAEARREVYSWSDFGNRRGDNGAILVAAAGREAVRLVTDNRSVQLEPVSPRDIGGSLVDLLPCCAPAKLRPLKVPKDYYDSASADPLAESSASADELRHLMRARRDAVHLMHVAVRRPDGSRTHSTPLSAIDLTGRGRVLSFVSPDGAGGLQINVYSGTRSHLVDALALTLAELG; encoded by the coding sequence ATGCCGATCCTCGAGAGACCGGTCCGGATGCCGCGGTTGGCGTTTCTCGCCTTGTGGGGCCACGAGAAACTCGGCGAACCGCCGGTGGTCGTCGAGCACGCGCCGATGTTCATGACCGACGAGTTCTCCGAGAAGCTCCGGGTCCAGTCGTACGGGCTGCTGGCGAGGTTCGGGCTCGCGGCGAGCGGCGCGCCCAGTCCGCGGCTGCGCGACACGCTCGAACTCCTCGCCGAAGCTCGGCGCGAGGTGTATTCCTGGAGCGATTTCGGCAACCGGCGCGGGGACAACGGGGCGATTCTCGTTGCGGCAGCGGGACGAGAGGCTGTGCGGCTCGTGACGGACAACCGGTCCGTGCAGCTCGAGCCCGTTTCGCCGCGCGACATCGGCGGCAGCCTGGTCGATCTGCTGCCCTGCTGTGCTCCGGCGAAGCTCCGGCCGCTCAAGGTGCCCAAGGACTACTACGACAGCGCCTCCGCCGATCCCCTCGCCGAATCGTCGGCCAGCGCGGACGAATTGCGGCACCTGATGCGGGCCCGGCGCGACGCGGTGCATCTGATGCATGTCGCGGTCCGCAGGCCGGACGGAAGCCGGACGCACAGCACTCCGCTGTCCGCGATCGACCTCACCGGACGCGGGCGCGTGCTGAGCTTCGTGAGCCCCGACGGCGCCGGCGGGCTGCAGATCAACGTCTACTCCGGCACCCGCTCCCATCTCGTCGACGCGCTGGCGCTGACGCTCGCCGAACTCGGCTGA
- a CDS encoding aldehyde dehydrogenase family protein, producing MSDRISVAKTYKLYIGGKFPRSESGRVYPVTDSKGAFLANAAHASRKDLRDAVSAARKAFPGWSSATAYNRGQVLYRVAEVMEGRRAQFAAEVAACEGVAAKKAESIVDAAIDRWVWYAGWTDKIASVLGAANPVAGPYFSFTTPEPTGVVGVLAPQESSLLGLVTVLAPVLATGSTAVLVSSADRPLPAITLSEVLATSDVPGGTANILTGRAAELGPWLASHGDVNALDPTGATPADRVTLAQEAAGTVKRVLSVPDTEPDWTAEPDLSRIRRYLEAKTVWHPMGV from the coding sequence ATGTCTGACCGAATTTCGGTGGCGAAGACCTACAAACTCTATATCGGCGGAAAATTCCCGCGCTCGGAATCCGGCCGGGTCTACCCCGTCACCGATTCCAAGGGCGCCTTCCTGGCCAACGCGGCTCACGCTTCCCGCAAAGACCTGCGCGACGCGGTGTCCGCCGCCCGCAAGGCGTTCCCAGGTTGGTCGTCGGCAACTGCTTACAACCGCGGCCAGGTTCTCTACCGCGTCGCCGAGGTCATGGAAGGCCGCCGCGCCCAGTTCGCCGCCGAGGTAGCCGCCTGCGAAGGCGTCGCGGCGAAGAAGGCCGAGTCCATTGTGGACGCCGCCATCGACCGCTGGGTGTGGTACGCGGGCTGGACCGACAAGATCGCGTCCGTGCTGGGCGCCGCCAACCCGGTAGCCGGCCCGTACTTCTCCTTCACCACCCCCGAGCCCACCGGGGTTGTCGGAGTACTGGCCCCGCAGGAATCCTCCCTGCTCGGCCTGGTGACGGTCCTGGCCCCAGTCCTGGCCACCGGCTCGACCGCGGTCCTGGTCTCCAGCGCAGACCGCCCGTTGCCCGCCATCACCCTGTCCGAGGTCCTGGCCACCTCCGACGTCCCCGGCGGCACCGCCAACATCCTCACCGGCCGAGCCGCCGAACTGGGCCCGTGGCTGGCCTCCCACGGCGACGTCAACGCCCTAGACCCGACCGGCGCCACCCCCGCCGACCGAGTCACCCTGGCCCAAGAAGCCGCCGGGACGGTGAAGCGAGTCCTGTCCGTCCCCGACACCGAACCGGACTGGACTGCGGAGCCAGACCTGTCCCGCATCCGGCGGTACCTGGAGGCAAAAACCGTCTGGCACCCCATGGGTGTCTGA
- a CDS encoding TetR/AcrR family transcriptional regulator, which produces MPRPRTHDESLRLKLLDRAGELISADGPKALSLRKLAADSGTSTTAVYSLFGSKPDLVNALYAEGFRRFGARLATVPLTGEPVPDLVRLGIAYRESALADPHLYAIMFSRSVPGFEPNAEADEVAQSTLAPLTGVVRAAVSSGQFQDVAPELITVSLWGFVHGLVSLELSGRLPPGFSVSDGYEKALHANASGWLT; this is translated from the coding sequence ATGCCTCGCCCCCGAACCCACGACGAATCCCTCCGGCTGAAGCTCCTGGACCGGGCAGGCGAACTGATCTCCGCGGACGGCCCCAAGGCGCTGTCCTTGCGAAAACTGGCCGCCGACTCCGGCACGTCGACCACGGCGGTGTACTCGCTGTTCGGCAGCAAACCGGACCTGGTGAACGCTCTGTACGCAGAAGGCTTCCGCCGCTTCGGCGCCCGCCTCGCGACGGTCCCCCTCACTGGCGAGCCCGTACCCGACCTCGTGCGCCTGGGCATCGCCTACCGCGAAAGCGCACTGGCCGACCCGCACCTGTACGCGATCATGTTCAGCCGCTCGGTGCCAGGATTCGAACCGAACGCCGAAGCCGACGAGGTCGCCCAGTCCACCCTCGCCCCCCTGACCGGGGTCGTCCGCGCCGCTGTGTCGTCCGGCCAGTTCCAGGACGTCGCGCCAGAACTGATCACCGTCAGCCTGTGGGGCTTCGTGCACGGCCTGGTGTCCCTGGAACTGTCCGGCCGTCTGCCGCCTGGCTTCAGCGTTTCCGACGGGTACGAAAAAGCCTTGCACGCCAACGCTTCCGGCTGGCTTACCTAG